TCCCGGCGAGGGACTCGAGCTCACGCAGCGAGTCCGTGCACTCCCACTCCGACCGCCCGACGGCAACGAGGATCGCCCGCTCCTCCTCGAAAACGCGCGCCCGCTTCCCGGTGTAGTCCTCGATGATCCTACTGGACATCTCTTCGCTCAATCTTCGCTCCTAATCGCGTTAGTTTGCCCTCGAGGTCGGCATAGCCGCGGTCGAGCTGGTCGAGCCCGGCGATACTGCTCTCCCCACGGGCGGCGAGCCCGGCGAGGACGAGGGCCGCCCCGGCGCGGATGTCCGGCGCGACGAGGTCGGCACCGTGCAGCCCCTTCACTCCGGTGATGCGGGCCGTCCCGCCCGCGACCGCGATTCGCGCCCCCATCCTGATGAGCTCACCCACGTACCCGAATCTGGTCGGGAAGACCGTATCCTGTACCGTGCTTTCACCCTCCGCCAGGGATAGGAGGGAAACGAGCGGGGGCTGGAGATCGGTGGGGAACCCTGGGTACGGAGCCGTCCGCACCGCGACCGGCTGCAGCCTTCCCCCACCCTCGACCGTGACCGCGTCCGCGGACGTCTCGACCCGCGCTCCCGCCTCCCCGAGGACCTGCGCAAGGGAAGCGAGGTGCTCGGGGCGGACATCGGCCACCGTCACCCTCCCTTCGGTGATCGCCCCGGCGATCAGGTACGTCCCCGCCTCCAGCCGATCGGGGATCACGGTGTGCTCCGTCCCGTGGAGGGCAGGGACCCCTTCCACATTAAACCCGTCCGCTGACATCTCGATCCGCGCTCCCATCCCGCGCAGCAGCTCCACGAGGTCGAGGACCTCCGGCTCACGGGACGCGTTCTCGATCGTCGTGTCCCCATCGGCGAGGGCCGCTGCCATCAGGAGCTGCTCGGTCGCCCCTACTGATGGGTAGGGAAGGCGGAACCGCGTCCCCCGCAGCTTCTCCGCTGTGAGGACGATCGTCCCGTCCCCCTCTTCCCGCACGGCAGCCCCGAGCGCCCGCAGTCCCTGGAGGTGGTAATCGACCGGGCGGGGGCCGATCGTACACCCGCCGGGGAGCGGAACCTCCGCCCGCCCGAGGCGGGCGAGGAGCGGGCCGAGGACGAGGAACGAGGCGCGCATCTGCTCGACGTACTCCCGGCTCGGATTCGGCTGGAGCGGGCGACCGTGGCGGATCGTCACCGTCCCGTCCGAGTACTCGACCTCCTTCCCCAGCTCGCGGATCACGGCGATGATCGTCCGCACGTCGCGCAGAGGCGGAACGCGGTGGACGATCACCGGCTCGTCGGTGAGGAGGGAGGCTGCGCATGCGGGGAGGACGGCGTTCTTCGCCCCCTCGACCGCCACGGTCCCTGACAGCTCCTTGCCCCCTGCGATCAGAAGGTGCATCAATTACGGAAGATAACGGATCGGGTCGACCGGGAAGTCGCCGTTGCGGATCTCGAAATGGAGGTGGGGGCCGCTCGACACCCCGGTGTTCCCGGATTCGGCGATCTCCTGGCCGGCTTCGACGAACTGCCCCTTGTAGACGAGGAACTTGGAGAGATGCCCGTACACGGTGTAGTAGCCGTCGGAGTGTTGGAGGATCGCCTCGTTCCCGTATCCTTCCTCCTCCCCGATGAAGTAGACCCTCCCCGGGGCGGCGGCGTAGACGGGTGTCCCTTCGGGGAGGTCGATGTCGATCCCGTTGTGGAAGTGGCGCACCTTGTACACCGGGTGGATCCGCCACCCGAACCCGGAGGTGACCTTCCCCAGAGCAGGCCAGATGAACCGCGACTCGACCCCGTTGGAGAGCTTGATGACCCTCTTCCACAGGGCAGGGCTCGCCCCGGGGATGATCAGCTCCTCGCCGGCGTAGATCTTCGACGGGTCGGTGATGTCGTTCGCCGCCGTGATCTTCTCCACGGGAACGGAGTAGGTAATCGAGATATCGGTCAGGGTCTGACCGGGCTTCACCAGGTGCAGGATCCCGTCCTTAACTGCGTGCAGGATCTGCCCCGGCTTGAGCGACTGGGGTGAGAGGATCCGGTTGTCGGCCATCAGCTGGTCGACGCTCACCCCGAGCTTCGCCCCGATCTTAGCGAGGGTGTCCCCCGCGGCCACGGTGTAGGTGATGATCGGGGACGTCGGGGTCTCCGTCGGCGTGGCGGCTGGGGTTTCAGTCGTAGTCGGTTCGGTCGGGGTCGTCGGTTCAGTCGTCTCCGGTTCGGTCGCGGGAGTGGTTGCCGGAGGGGCGACGACCGTGGTCGGGGTCTCCGAGATCACCTGCACCGGCGGGGCTTCCTTCCCACCGGAGTGGGTGAGGAGGATCGGGATGAGGATCACCGCGATGAGGAAGATCACGGCGATCGCCACACGGTCTTTTCTGATCGGCTTCTTCTCAATCACCGTTCATCAACTCGAGGAACTGCTCGTTATCCTTTGTCGCCTCCATCTTGCTTTTCACGAGCTCCAGCGCCGCCTGTGGATCGTTCAGTTCACTCATCATCTTACGCAGAATCCACACCCGATTCAATACCTTCTCCGGGAGGAGGAGCTCCTCCTTCCGCGTTCCGGACTGCTCGATGTCGATCGCCGGGTAGATCCGCTTGTTGGACAGGTTCCGATCGAGGACCAGCTCCATGTTTCCCGTCCCCTTGAACTCCTCGAATACCACCTGGTCGAGCTTGCTCCCGGTATCGACCAGTGCGGTGGCGATGATCGTCAGGCTCCCCCCTTCCTCGATGTTCCGCGCCGCGCCGAAGAACTCCTTCGGTTTATACAGCGCGGTCGGGTCCATCCCCCCGGAGAGGAGCTTCCCGGACGGGGAGACGGACAGGTTGTATGCCCGTGCCAACCGGGTGATCGAATCCATCAGGATCACCACGTCCTGCCCCAGCTCCACCATCCGCTTCGCCCGGTTGGTGACGAGCTCAGCGATCCGAGTGTGATGGCGCGGCTCGAGGTCGAAGGTGGCGGCGATCACCTCCCCGTTCTCGATCGAGCGGCGGAAGTCGGTCACCTCCTCCGGCCGCTCGTCGACGAGGAGGACGAGGAGCTTGATATCCGGGTGGTTGGCATTGATCCCGGCCGCGATCTTCTTCAACAGGGTCGTCTTCCCCGCCTTCGGAGGGGAGACGATCAACCCCCGCTGCCCCTTCCCGATCGGGCAGAACAGGTCGATTATCCGGGTCGAGACGTCGTTCGGATCGTGCTCAAGCTTGATCTGCTCGTTCGGATGGAGCGGGGTCAGCTCGTGGAACTCAGGGCGGCGGTAGATCTCCTCCGGGTCGAGCCCGTTGATCTTCTCCACCTTGAGTAGGGCGAAGTAGCGCTCATCGTTCTTCGGAGCGCGGATCAGCCCGGTGATCGCGTCTCCATCCCGCAGCTTGAACCGCTTGATCTGGGACGGGGAGACGTAGATGTCGTTACGCCCGGGAAGGCTCGTCCCATTGCGCAGGAACCCGTACCCGTCCGGAAGGATCTCCAGGATCCCGTTCTCGAAGTAGAGGTCGTTCTGCTTGGCGAAGTGTTCCATCACCGCGCGTACGAGCTCCCTCTTCCCCATGTGGTTTCCGTTCTGGATTCCGACTTCGTCTGCCAGCTTCTGGAGAGAGTCGATGTCCATCAACGTCAGTTCATTTACTTCCATTTTTCTATCACCTCAAAGATGAATTCCCCTTGCAATAATCAGTGCTGTTCCCGCCAGATAGCCGAGGAGGATGCCTGCCGCGTCGGCTCCCATCCCGAGGATGCGGCGGGACGAACGTGCCCCGATTCCGATGACGGCGATCGCGGTGATCCCGATCCCGATGATCCCGACGAGGAGCTGATCGCTCCTCCCTGCCCCCAGCGCGGCGAAGATCGACCCCTTCCGCAGTGCGAGGTCAGCGAAGAAGATCGTGAGGATGTTGAACATGTTCGACCCAAACAGGTTTCCCACGATCATATCGTACGCTCCGATCTTGAGCGCCCCGATCGAAGTGGCGAGCTCAGGGAGCGAGGTGACGATCGCCACCAGCACCGCTCCGATCAGGGAGGAGGAGATCCCTGTCCCGTCGGCGATCGCCTTGCTCGCCCGGATGAGGAATATCCCGGCGACGATGATCAGGGCAGCGCTGACCAGGAACCCGGTGAGAGCGCGGGACAGGGACATCGTCCCCTCATCCGGGGCATCGGTCCCTTCCTCCCGCCGTTCGATGCGATAGAGGAGGTAAGCCCCGAACAGATACCCGATCAAGATGAGGTAGCTCACCGGGCTGATCCCCCCGAGGGTCGCCTCGTGCGGGACGAGGATCCCGACAAGGGCGAGTGCGGTGAGGAGGATGGCCAGCCCCCCGCTCGTCGTGTGGTACGCCTTCACCTTGCTCAGGAACGGACCTTTCCCGAGGAGGAGGACGTCGACGACCGCGATGATCGCCACATTGAACAGGTTGCTCCCCAACGCGTTCCCCACCGCAATGTTCGGGGCCCCGATCGCTGCCCCGGTGACGGTCGTCGTCAATTCGGGGATGGAGGTGATCACCGCCAGGAAGACCAGTCCGATCCAGCCCTGGCCGATCCCGGTCCTCCGCCCGAGTGCCTCCCCAAACGAGGCGAGCTTGATCCCCGCCCCGACGATCACCGCGGCGGAGAGCAGAAACGTGATCCATTGGATGGTCATGTCATATAGGTCCTATGATTATTCGATCTTCCCCACCCGACGGGCATGTCTCCCCCCTTCGAACGGGGTATTCAGCCAGACCTCCACGGTCCGGGAAGCGAGCTCGACCCCGGTGATCCGCGCCCCAAGGCAGAGGATATTAGCGTCGTTGTGCCTCCGGCTCAGCTCGGCGGAGAACGGCTCCGTGCACCGTGCCGCCCTGATCCCCCGCACCTTTCCCGCCGCGATCGACATTCCGATGCCGGTACCGCAAATCAGGATCCCTTTGTCCGCCTTCCCCGCGGCTACGACCGTCGCCACCCTGCGGGCGATGTCGGGATAGTCGACCGGGGCGGTGGAGTCGGTCCCCAGGTCGATGACGTCGTAACCCTTAAGGACCGTCTCCAGCAGGGCTTGTTTCAACGGATAACCGGCGTGGTCGGCGCCGATCGCTATCGTCACAGCTTCTTTATCAACCATTTTATCATGTCTCCGTACATCTTGAACCGCTCGCGTATCCCCTGAGAGAAGCCGCGCTTCTCCTCCTTGAGGACGTGCGTCACTCCATCGAGCTTCACCTTCTCCTTCGTCCACCCCTCCTTTGCCGCGAGCTTGGACAGGGCCATCTCGATCCCGTAATCCATCTCGTGTACCTTCTCCCGCGCCCGCGCCCATATGGTCTTGGAGATGACCCGCTGGCCGGAGGCGAACGGGTTGAAGAACTGTGCAATGTCGGTATTCACCCGCCCGTCCGCGAATACCCCGACCACCATGTCGACCCCTCCGTCTGCGTAGGCGTTGATCATCCGCTCGATGTGCTCCGGGCGTAGCCCGACGAGATCGGCGTCAAGGAACAGGAGGACGTCGTTCCGCGCCGCGTTCACCCCCGCATCCAGGGCGGCGGCCTTCCCCTGGTTCTCCGGAAGCTCGATCACCCTGACTCCGAACCGACGCGCCACCGCCGCTGTTCCGTCATCCGACCCATCGTCGACCACGATAACCTCGTCGACAAGCGGACAGGAGACGAGCGGACGAAGTACTGCGCCGATTCGAGCGGCTTCATTATAGGCGGGCACCACCGCGGAAATTTTCATCTGTATGTAGGAACAACTCGATCGTCGGTGAGATTCGCTCGACAGACTCCATTTTACATTCCCTACGGGAGGAAGTCAATCCGAAGGGGTGGATGCGCCAGAAGCAGTGCGATTAAGCGCGGGACACCGCACTTTGGGGCAGGGGAGCATGGTGGCCACGTCGATGAAGTCGAGGATCCCCTTTCGGGGTATGACGTTCCCGGCAGAGATAACGGTAAAACGGGAGAGGGAAAGATCCTTCCGCCTTTATCCCGCGGGCGGCTATCAAGCCCCACCATTGGACCACGAAACTCATGCACTCTGGGGGTGTAACTGCTAACGAGGTGATTGCAATGCAGAAGCTTTTCATCGGGAGCGTGATCGTATTGATGCTGGGAGCGGCGTTTTCCCTGTCTGGATTCGCCCAGGCGCGGGCATCGAGCTCCGCTTCCACGGACGGTCCGGTACGTGCGACGGTGGGTACGTTCGTACTCGAGGAGGGAAGCAGGATCGCGTTCGAGCTCAGGCGGAGCGATCCGTGTCCGTGTATGTGCGGGGATATCTTCGTCACCGGCATGAGCGTCGTTGATCGAGCCGGGAAAGAGGTCTACCGCGAGGGGGTGGACTCGGTCCCCTACACCGACTGGACCGGGATGTGGGATCTCTCCCGGGCGGATGGAACGCCGGTTGCACCCGGGGAATATACGATCCTTATTCGCACTTCGCTCGGGGAGTTCCGCGCCGAGGTGAGAATCGTCCACCCCGGGGAGGGGAGCTTCTCCGGAAGGTTGTGCGCCACCGCGTCGGTATGCGGACTGGGGCTCGATGTCTACCGCTTGGTCACCAAGGATGACGACGGTAAAACGATCCCACTGCGGGCCGGGGACAAGGTCATGATCGCCCTTCCCGGCAACCCGACGACCGGCTACGAATGGACGGGACCGGATGCCCTCCCCGCTGGAGTGTTGGAGCCGATCCCCGGGGTGAACTACCGCCCGGAGAGCGGTCTCATCGGAGCGGGTGGGACATTCCTATTCCGCTACGCTGCGATCGGACCTGGTAGGGTCGAACTTTCGTTCTCCTACCGCCGTCCGTGGGAGGAGGCCCCG
This window of the Candidatus Bipolaricaulota bacterium genome carries:
- a CDS encoding sodium:calcium antiporter gives rise to the protein MTIQWITFLLSAAVIVGAGIKLASFGEALGRRTGIGQGWIGLVFLAVITSIPELTTTVTGAAIGAPNIAVGNALGSNLFNVAIIAVVDVLLLGKGPFLSKVKAYHTTSGGLAILLTALALVGILVPHEATLGGISPVSYLILIGYLFGAYLLYRIERREEGTDAPDEGTMSLSRALTGFLVSAALIIVAGIFLIRASKAIADGTGISSSLIGAVLVAIVTSLPELATSIGALKIGAYDMIVGNLFGSNMFNILTIFFADLALRKGSIFAALGAGRSDQLLVGIIGIGITAIAVIGIGARSSRRILGMGADAAGILLGYLAGTALIIARGIHL
- the rpiB gene encoding ribose 5-phosphate isomerase B: MVDKEAVTIAIGADHAGYPLKQALLETVLKGYDVIDLGTDSTAPVDYPDIARRVATVVAAGKADKGILICGTGIGMSIAAGKVRGIRAARCTEPFSAELSRRHNDANILCLGARITGVELASRTVEVWLNTPFEGGRHARRVGKIE
- a CDS encoding M23 family metallopeptidase, with the translated sequence MIEKKPIRKDRVAIAVIFLIAVILIPILLTHSGGKEAPPVQVISETPTTVVAPPATTPATEPETTEPTTPTEPTTTETPAATPTETPTSPIITYTVAAGDTLAKIGAKLGVSVDQLMADNRILSPQSLKPGQILHAVKDGILHLVKPGQTLTDISITYSVPVEKITAANDITDPSKIYAGEELIIPGASPALWKRVIKLSNGVESRFIWPALGKVTSGFGWRIHPVYKVRHFHNGIDIDLPEGTPVYAAAPGRVYFIGEEEGYGNEAILQHSDGYYTVYGHLSKFLVYKGQFVEAGQEIAESGNTGVSSGPHLHFEIRNGDFPVDPIRYLP
- the murA gene encoding UDP-N-acetylglucosamine 1-carboxyvinyltransferase, encoding MMHLLIAGGKELSGTVAVEGAKNAVLPACAASLLTDEPVIVHRVPPLRDVRTIIAVIRELGKEVEYSDGTVTIRHGRPLQPNPSREYVEQMRASFLVLGPLLARLGRAEVPLPGGCTIGPRPVDYHLQGLRALGAAVREEGDGTIVLTAEKLRGTRFRLPYPSVGATEQLLMAAALADGDTTIENASREPEVLDLVELLRGMGARIEMSADGFNVEGVPALHGTEHTVIPDRLEAGTYLIAGAITEGRVTVADVRPEHLASLAQVLGEAGARVETSADAVTVEGGGRLQPVAVRTAPYPGFPTDLQPPLVSLLSLAEGESTVQDTVFPTRFGYVGELIRMGARIAVAGGTARITGVKGLHGADLVAPDIRAGAALVLAGLAARGESSIAGLDQLDRGYADLEGKLTRLGAKIERRDVQ
- a CDS encoding glycosyltransferase family 2 protein gives rise to the protein MKISAVVPAYNEAARIGAVLRPLVSCPLVDEVIVVDDGSDDGTAAVARRFGVRVIELPENQGKAAALDAGVNAARNDVLLFLDADLVGLRPEHIERMINAYADGGVDMVVGVFADGRVNTDIAQFFNPFASGQRVISKTIWARAREKVHEMDYGIEMALSKLAAKEGWTKEKVKLDGVTHVLKEEKRGFSQGIRERFKMYGDMIKWLIKKL
- the rho gene encoding transcription termination factor Rho gives rise to the protein MEVNELTLMDIDSLQKLADEVGIQNGNHMGKRELVRAVMEHFAKQNDLYFENGILEILPDGYGFLRNGTSLPGRNDIYVSPSQIKRFKLRDGDAITGLIRAPKNDERYFALLKVEKINGLDPEEIYRRPEFHELTPLHPNEQIKLEHDPNDVSTRIIDLFCPIGKGQRGLIVSPPKAGKTTLLKKIAAGINANHPDIKLLVLLVDERPEEVTDFRRSIENGEVIAATFDLEPRHHTRIAELVTNRAKRMVELGQDVVILMDSITRLARAYNLSVSPSGKLLSGGMDPTALYKPKEFFGAARNIEEGGSLTIIATALVDTGSKLDQVVFEEFKGTGNMELVLDRNLSNKRIYPAIDIEQSGTRKEELLLPEKVLNRVWILRKMMSELNDPQAALELVKSKMEATKDNEQFLELMNGD
- a CDS encoding protease inhibitor I42 family protein; the protein is MQKLFIGSVIVLMLGAAFSLSGFAQARASSSASTDGPVRATVGTFVLEEGSRIAFELRRSDPCPCMCGDIFVTGMSVVDRAGKEVYREGVDSVPYTDWTGMWDLSRADGTPVAPGEYTILIRTSLGEFRAEVRIVHPGEGSFSGRLCATASVCGLGLDVYRLVTKDDDGKTIPLRAGDKVMIALPGNPTTGYEWTGPDALPAGVLEPIPGVNYRPESGLIGAGGTFLFRYAAIGPGRVELSFSYRRPWEEAPASDSFSIVISVGGV